The Fibrobacter sp. UWEL genome includes a region encoding these proteins:
- a CDS encoding fumarate reductase/succinate dehydrogenase flavoprotein subunit: MILDSKIPGGSISEKWTKHKFELKLVNPANKRKFTVLVVGTGLAGASAAASLAELGYNVKSFCIQDSPRRAHSIAAQGGINAAKSYKNDGDSVYRLFYDTVKGGDFRAREANVHRLAENSNLIIDQCVAQGVPFGREYGGLLDNRSFGGTQVSRTFYARGQTGQQLLLGAYQALMRQVAAGKVELLPRREMMDLVVVDGKARGIIVRNLVTGELESHVGDAVCLCTGGYGNVYYLSTNAQGSNVTAAYRAYKKGAAFANPCYTQIHPTCLPRHGDLQSKLTLMSESLRNDGRIWVPRKAGDTRSPDQIPEEDRYYYLEEKYPSFGNLVPRDVASRNAKQVCDAGLGVGNTKLAVYLDFADAIKRMGVAGVSAKYGNLFQMYEKIVDEDPYKVPMRIFPAIHYTMGGLWVDYDLMSTIPGCFVLGEANFSDHGANRLGASALMQGLSDGYFVIPFTIGGYFAGTKLEKVSASDPAFEDCKKQTAEKIQKLLSIKGHRTVNDIHRQLGNIMWEYVGMARNKAGLEKALQEIPALREEFYQNVNVVGSEGSFNQNLERAGRLADFLEFAEVLTLDALHREESCGGHFREESQTEEGEAKRDDENFCYVGAWEYKGDNVKPELHKEPLTFDNVHLVTRSYK; this comes from the coding sequence ATGATTCTCGATTCTAAAATTCCTGGTGGTTCCATTTCCGAAAAGTGGACCAAGCATAAGTTTGAATTGAAGCTCGTGAACCCCGCTAACAAGCGTAAGTTCACCGTCCTCGTGGTTGGTACCGGTCTTGCTGGTGCATCCGCCGCTGCTTCTCTCGCAGAACTGGGCTACAATGTGAAGTCCTTCTGCATTCAGGACTCTCCCCGTCGTGCACACTCCATTGCTGCCCAGGGTGGTATCAATGCTGCTAAGAGCTATAAGAACGATGGTGACTCTGTCTATCGTCTTTTCTATGATACCGTTAAGGGCGGTGACTTCCGCGCTCGTGAAGCCAACGTTCATCGTCTCGCCGAAAACTCCAACCTGATCATCGACCAGTGCGTCGCTCAGGGTGTTCCCTTCGGCCGTGAATACGGTGGCCTCCTGGACAACCGTTCCTTCGGTGGTACCCAGGTTTCTCGTACCTTCTACGCTCGCGGTCAGACCGGTCAGCAGCTCCTCCTCGGTGCATACCAGGCTCTCATGCGCCAGGTTGCAGCAGGCAAGGTTGAACTGCTTCCTCGTCGCGAAATGATGGACCTCGTGGTTGTCGATGGCAAGGCTCGCGGTATCATCGTTCGTAACCTGGTTACTGGCGAACTGGAAAGCCACGTTGGCGACGCAGTCTGCCTTTGCACCGGTGGTTACGGTAACGTTTACTACCTCTCTACCAACGCTCAGGGCTCCAACGTAACTGCAGCATACCGCGCATACAAGAAGGGCGCTGCATTTGCTAACCCCTGCTACACTCAGATTCACCCGACTTGCTTGCCCCGTCATGGAGACCTGCAGTCCAAGCTGACTCTGATGTCTGAATCTCTCCGTAACGATGGCCGTATCTGGGTTCCCCGCAAGGCTGGCGATACCCGTTCTCCGGACCAGATCCCCGAAGAAGATCGTTACTACTACCTGGAAGAAAAGTACCCCAGCTTCGGTAACCTCGTTCCTCGTGACGTGGCTTCCCGTAACGCTAAGCAGGTTTGCGACGCTGGTCTCGGCGTTGGCAACACCAAGCTGGCTGTGTACCTGGACTTCGCAGATGCTATCAAGCGCATGGGCGTTGCTGGCGTTTCTGCTAAGTATGGTAACCTCTTCCAGATGTACGAAAAGATCGTTGACGAAGACCCGTACAAGGTTCCGATGCGCATCTTCCCGGCAATCCACTACACCATGGGTGGTCTGTGGGTTGACTACGATTTGATGTCCACCATCCCGGGTTGCTTCGTTCTCGGTGAAGCAAACTTCTCTGACCACGGTGCAAACCGTCTCGGTGCTTCTGCTTTGATGCAGGGCCTCTCTGATGGTTACTTCGTGATCCCGTTCACCATCGGTGGCTACTTCGCAGGCACCAAGCTGGAAAAGGTCTCCGCATCTGATCCTGCTTTCGAAGACTGCAAGAAGCAGACCGCAGAAAAGATCCAGAAGCTCCTTTCCATCAAGGGTCACCGCACTGTTAACGATATCCATCGTCAGCTCGGTAACATCATGTGGGAATACGTTGGCATGGCCCGTAACAAGGCTGGCCTCGAAAAGGCTCTCCAGGAAATCCCCGCACTCCGCGAAGAATTCTACCAGAACGTTAACGTCGTTGGTTCCGAAGGTTCCTTCAACCAGAACCTGGAACGCGCTGGCCGTCTGGCTGACTTCCTTGAATTCGCAGAAGTCCTCACCCTCGACGCCCTCCACCGTGAAGAATCTTGCGGCGGTCACTTCCGTGAAGAAAGCCAGACCGAAGAAGGCGAAGCAAAGCGTGATGACGAAAACTTCTGCTACGTCGGTGCTTGGGAATACAAGGGCGACAATGTCAAGCCCGAACTCCACAAAGAACCTCTTACCTTTGATAACGTCCACCTCGTTACTAGGAGCTACAAATAA
- a CDS encoding carbohydrate-binding domain-containing protein: MNKKLFSRKHAAVAAFASLSFGLMAGCSDDAANTVQPVVDPIGTANPCMYDGYTAVAGTNGETICMDAEGNIGFWINTDGSYGFPEAAVDPCNGLTSMVGDDGTTYCFDETGAVVTPSETNSSETKDPSATEVASSSSVADTPVVTSSSSTEVAVVTTCAEADGSIVNQNTVIKGADGSTYMYNSNCVKITLSEPASSSSVVIPIPVSSSSAVIPAVKSSSSTAIPAGNSSASEVTPPASSASVVTPVASSSSANQTQSSSSAYISESNGNSPAIAYAASGATVTNNNGCVTVSGGEVVISCAGEYDFSGSYKAADAQIRVNSPKADSGVYLNLKGLTLENTVDAPIYVQQASKAFVVAKKETVNTLSDASTRTKSFTYQNSNGETKVDTTGAAIYAKDDLTIKGAGTLTINGNYNNGIQCSNDLRFRGETVVNVTAKNNGVKGKGMVDIEKGTFTIAATSGDGIKSDEYTVNGTDTTITEGKGIVNIKGGTINITKAGDDGIQAFNAIMISDSISEPAINVTSTGKGVSSDNHIYINGGKVTVTSGDDGVHSNMNIYFNGGYTTITAKGNDGVHADSTLYVNDGTIYVKESYEGLEAWYIRVSGGATEVHATDDAWNAAGGKDGSGNTTPGGGNNWGWMGAPGGMGGWGGMSSGSGTLIVTGGHHYLNVGSGDTDGMDSNGELTVSGGVVIVECQLSGGMGGSFDSDGTATLSSKTVLGFSPSTSEAGTNYNVSFSSSGFYGNSSIAFKPAISGSKMVSTNGTPSAVSNTSSYSKNFTFPGGRIVYYNN; this comes from the coding sequence ATGAATAAAAAGCTTTTCTCTAGAAAACATGCCGCAGTCGCCGCATTTGCCTCCTTGTCGTTTGGGCTCATGGCAGGTTGCTCTGACGATGCAGCCAACACCGTCCAACCGGTGGTTGACCCCATAGGCACAGCAAACCCCTGCATGTATGACGGCTACACCGCTGTGGCAGGCACCAATGGCGAAACCATCTGCATGGACGCAGAAGGCAACATCGGTTTCTGGATCAATACCGACGGAAGCTACGGTTTCCCCGAGGCTGCAGTTGATCCTTGCAACGGCTTGACTTCCATGGTGGGCGACGACGGAACCACCTACTGCTTTGATGAAACAGGCGCAGTGGTAACTCCCAGCGAAACAAACTCTTCTGAGACAAAAGATCCATCCGCAACAGAAGTCGCCTCTTCCTCTAGCGTTGCAGATACTCCCGTTGTAACTTCTTCATCTTCTACTGAAGTAGCCGTTGTGACGACCTGTGCCGAAGCAGACGGATCCATCGTAAACCAGAATACAGTTATCAAAGGCGCTGATGGCAGCACCTACATGTACAACAGCAATTGCGTCAAGATTACCCTTTCTGAACCGGCATCCAGCAGTTCTGTAGTCATTCCTATTCCTGTATCCAGCAGTTCGGCCGTCATTCCCGCCGTTAAATCAAGTTCTTCCACTGCAATCCCTGCAGGAAACTCCAGCGCAAGTGAAGTTACTCCCCCGGCATCTAGCGCAAGCGTTGTTACCCCCGTAGCATCCAGTTCTTCTGCAAATCAAACGCAGTCTTCTTCCAGCGCATACATTTCTGAAAGCAACGGAAACTCCCCCGCTATTGCATACGCAGCCAGTGGCGCAACTGTTACCAACAACAACGGCTGCGTTACCGTCTCCGGCGGTGAAGTAGTGATTAGCTGCGCAGGCGAATACGACTTCAGCGGTTCCTATAAGGCAGCAGACGCCCAGATTCGCGTCAACTCCCCCAAGGCAGACTCCGGCGTTTACCTGAACCTGAAGGGACTTACCCTGGAAAATACCGTAGATGCCCCCATCTACGTCCAGCAGGCAAGCAAAGCCTTTGTGGTCGCAAAGAAGGAAACCGTCAACACCCTGAGTGACGCTTCCACCCGTACAAAGTCGTTCACCTACCAGAACAGCAATGGCGAAACAAAGGTAGACACAACTGGAGCCGCCATCTACGCAAAGGACGACCTGACCATCAAGGGAGCAGGCACCCTCACCATCAACGGCAACTACAATAACGGAATCCAGTGCTCCAACGACCTGCGCTTCCGTGGCGAGACCGTAGTGAACGTCACCGCCAAGAACAACGGTGTTAAGGGCAAGGGCATGGTGGATATCGAAAAGGGTACATTCACCATCGCAGCTACTTCTGGCGACGGCATCAAGAGTGACGAATACACCGTCAACGGTACCGACACCACCATTACCGAAGGCAAGGGTATCGTGAACATCAAGGGCGGTACCATCAACATTACCAAGGCTGGCGACGACGGCATCCAGGCATTTAATGCCATTATGATTTCCGACAGCATTAGCGAACCCGCCATTAACGTAACCTCTACTGGTAAGGGCGTTTCTTCCGACAACCATATCTACATCAACGGCGGTAAGGTTACCGTAACCTCCGGCGATGACGGCGTTCACTCCAACATGAACATCTACTTCAATGGCGGCTACACCACCATTACCGCAAAGGGTAATGACGGTGTCCATGCAGACTCCACCCTTTATGTCAATGACGGCACCATCTATGTGAAGGAATCCTACGAAGGTCTTGAAGCATGGTACATTCGAGTCAGTGGAGGCGCCACGGAAGTCCACGCAACGGACGATGCTTGGAATGCAGCAGGTGGTAAAGACGGAAGCGGAAATACCACTCCTGGCGGCGGAAACAACTGGGGTTGGATGGGCGCACCTGGTGGCATGGGCGGCTGGGGCGGCATGAGCAGTGGTTCTGGTACCCTGATTGTCACAGGCGGTCATCATTATCTGAACGTTGGTTCCGGTGATACTGACGGTATGGATTCCAACGGCGAACTTACTGTCTCTGGCGGCGTTGTTATCGTGGAATGCCAGCTTAGCGGCGGCATGGGCGGTTCCTTTGATTCCGACGGAACAGCAACTCTTTCCAGTAAAACCGTTTTGGGATTCAGTCCCTCCACCTCTGAAGCAGGCACCAATTATAACGTAAGTTTCTCTAGTTCAGGTTTCTACGGCAATTCCAGCATTGCATTTAAGCCTGCAATTTCCGGAAGCAAGATGGTAAGCACCAATGGTACTCCCTCTGCAGTAAGCAACACCAGCAGCTATAGCAAGAACTTCACCTTCCCCGGTGGCCGCATCGTTTACTACAATAACTAA
- a CDS encoding outer membrane beta-barrel protein: MKKSLISAIALACTMVVAANAQDDYEDYAYEEGVAESAPESDSDYSTAKSSYSSEVTKSEEVPVAMELPGQNASEKPKNRLGFHLGMGFSGTYGNEKAAGYYYNPTTDKFYVGEEDPFAGYLGLNFDLGLMYVFFVNSKIAIAPEFNFRVIDYFKESDIYYAKVYDDYWHRTTYEPVDENMMLFDIAIPVMGRFYAAKNFYAEAGVQFNLNLAGSFTLDNAEYDYSEDVGDWAGESFGVSLNFGGGASFNAKDGGLIELGVRFMLDLTRLEADEKVNNEANGSYRDAVATKGWHIQFVCNYLL; this comes from the coding sequence ATGAAGAAGTCTCTCATAAGTGCAATCGCATTGGCCTGTACCATGGTGGTGGCAGCAAATGCTCAGGATGATTACGAAGATTACGCATACGAAGAAGGTGTTGCCGAAAGCGCACCGGAATCCGATAGTGACTATAGCACTGCCAAGAGCAGCTACTCTAGCGAAGTGACCAAGTCCGAAGAGGTTCCCGTGGCTATGGAGCTTCCCGGTCAGAATGCTTCCGAAAAGCCCAAGAATCGTTTGGGTTTCCATTTGGGTATGGGCTTTAGCGGTACCTACGGTAACGAGAAGGCTGCTGGTTACTACTATAATCCCACTACGGATAAGTTCTATGTTGGCGAAGAAGACCCGTTTGCTGGTTATCTCGGTTTAAACTTTGATCTCGGTTTGATGTATGTGTTCTTTGTGAATAGCAAGATTGCTATTGCACCGGAATTCAACTTCCGTGTGATTGATTACTTCAAGGAATCCGATATCTATTATGCAAAGGTCTATGATGACTACTGGCATCGTACAACTTACGAACCTGTTGATGAAAACATGATGCTTTTCGACATCGCCATCCCGGTGATGGGCCGCTTCTATGCTGCTAAGAATTTCTACGCAGAAGCTGGTGTTCAGTTTAACCTGAATTTGGCTGGTAGCTTTACTCTGGACAACGCCGAGTATGATTACAGCGAAGACGTGGGTGACTGGGCCGGTGAATCTTTCGGCGTAAGCTTGAACTTCGGTGGTGGCGCATCCTTCAATGCTAAGGATGGCGGCTTGATTGAACTGGGCGTTCGCTTTATGCTGGACTTGACTCGTCTGGAAGCTGACGAAAAGGTTAATAACGAAGCTAACGGTTCTTATCGCGATGCTGTTGCAACTAAGGGTTGGCATATTCAGTTCGTCTGCAACTATCTGCTGTAA
- a CDS encoding U32 family peptidase C-terminal domain-containing protein → MFKPELLAPAGDLTRMKYAFAYGADAVYAGQPTFSLRSRENGFKNLDDLAEGIAYAHARGKKFYLTSNIIPRNVKVESFQKALLAAIDLGPDALIVADPGFVGWIREVRPNAEVHLSVQANCTNYLTAKFWQGLGVKRVILSRELRLAEILEMKERLPDLELEVFVHGAVCMSMSGRCMLSNWVVHRDANLGACDNSCRMPYRLYANEGPQVEDYREHEGNFTLQRTDRPELDPIALDEDTWGTYFMSSRDLCAIEVVPELIKGGLESFKIEGRTKSVYYLSQVVRAYRMAIDSCFEQINAGKEPAISDESRRAVTYLDGRGFMQGFLKGPLPQNYESTHMPADAGCVAAQILDYDEASHSVRVNVKNPFTMDDKLELMTPAGMATCPVESMNDFRGGAADRLNPGTEGRVFLPKNVKFDNNNAEFSFFVKDFPQKSL, encoded by the coding sequence ATGTTTAAGCCTGAATTGCTCGCTCCCGCAGGGGACTTGACCCGAATGAAATATGCTTTCGCATACGGCGCCGATGCCGTATACGCAGGCCAGCCCACTTTCTCCCTTCGTTCTCGTGAGAACGGCTTCAAGAATCTGGATGACCTGGCGGAAGGTATTGCCTACGCCCATGCCCGCGGGAAGAAGTTCTATCTCACTAGCAACATCATTCCCCGTAACGTGAAGGTGGAGTCTTTCCAGAAGGCTTTGCTTGCTGCCATTGACTTGGGCCCGGACGCTCTGATTGTGGCTGACCCTGGCTTTGTGGGCTGGATCCGCGAAGTCCGTCCTAATGCGGAAGTACACTTGTCTGTACAGGCGAATTGCACCAATTACTTGACTGCAAAGTTCTGGCAGGGTCTTGGTGTGAAACGCGTCATCTTGAGCCGCGAACTGCGCCTGGCGGAAATCCTTGAAATGAAGGAACGACTTCCGGATTTGGAACTGGAAGTGTTCGTCCACGGCGCCGTCTGTATGTCTATGTCTGGACGTTGTATGCTGTCCAACTGGGTGGTTCATCGTGATGCTAACCTGGGGGCCTGCGATAACTCCTGCCGTATGCCTTACCGCCTCTATGCCAATGAAGGTCCGCAGGTGGAAGACTATCGCGAACATGAGGGTAATTTCACTCTCCAGCGTACGGACCGTCCGGAACTGGATCCCATCGCTCTGGATGAAGATACCTGGGGTACTTACTTCATGAGTAGTCGCGATCTGTGCGCCATCGAAGTCGTTCCCGAACTGATCAAGGGCGGTCTGGAATCCTTCAAGATCGAAGGTCGTACCAAGTCTGTTTACTACTTGAGTCAGGTGGTTCGTGCTTACCGTATGGCTATTGATTCCTGCTTCGAGCAGATTAATGCCGGTAAGGAACCTGCAATTTCTGATGAAAGCCGTCGTGCAGTGACTTATCTGGATGGTCGCGGTTTCATGCAGGGCTTCCTGAAGGGCCCGCTGCCTCAGAATTACGAATCTACCCATATGCCTGCTGATGCGGGATGTGTGGCGGCTCAGATCCTGGATTACGATGAAGCCTCCCATTCTGTCCGTGTAAATGTGAAGAATCCCTTCACCATGGACGATAAGCTGGAGCTGATGACTCCCGCAGGAATGGCTACTTGCCCGGTGGAATCCATGAACGATTTTCGTGGTGGTGCTGCTGACCGCTTGAATCCCGGCACGGAAGGTCGCGTATTTTTGCCCAAAAACGTAAAATTTGACAATAATAACGCAGAATTTTCCTTTTTTGTGAAGGATTTTCCCCAAAAATCTCTGTAA
- a CDS encoding succinate dehydrogenase/fumarate reductase iron-sulfur subunit, translated as MSNGNMNITLKIWRQKDAKTKGQFETVKVNDISPDMSFLEMLDIVNEEQMKQGKEGFAFDHDCREGICGMCSLVINGMPHGPDHGITTCQLHMRKFKDGDTIVVEPWRAAAFPVIRDCAVDRSAFDRIIAAGGYVSVNTGAAPEASVIPVPKADADRAFDAAACVGCGACVAACKNASAMLFVSAKVSHLSFLPQGKVEAKKRVLAMVAQMDKEGFGNCTNLYECQAACPKGITVDYIAKMNREYLMATATYAEKVYGKD; from the coding sequence ATGAGCAACGGAAATATGAATATCACTCTCAAGATTTGGCGCCAGAAGGATGCCAAGACCAAGGGTCAGTTCGAAACTGTCAAGGTCAACGATATTTCTCCGGACATGTCCTTCCTGGAAATGCTGGACATTGTCAACGAAGAACAGATGAAGCAGGGCAAGGAAGGCTTTGCATTCGACCACGACTGCCGCGAAGGCATTTGCGGTATGTGCTCTCTGGTCATCAACGGTATGCCTCATGGTCCCGACCACGGCATCACCACTTGCCAGCTGCACATGCGTAAGTTCAAGGATGGCGATACTATCGTTGTCGAACCGTGGCGCGCTGCTGCATTCCCGGTTATCCGTGACTGCGCTGTTGACCGTTCTGCTTTCGACCGCATCATCGCTGCTGGCGGCTACGTTTCCGTCAATACCGGTGCTGCTCCTGAAGCTTCCGTGATCCCCGTTCCCAAGGCTGATGCAGACCGCGCCTTCGACGCTGCTGCTTGCGTTGGTTGCGGTGCTTGCGTTGCTGCCTGTAAGAATGCTTCCGCTATGCTCTTCGTCTCCGCTAAGGTTTCTCACCTCAGCTTCTTGCCCCAGGGTAAGGTCGAAGCTAAGAAGCGCGTGCTCGCTATGGTGGCTCAGATGGACAAGGAAGGTTTCGGTAACTGCACCAACCTTTACGAATGCCAGGCTGCTTGCCCGAAGGGTATCACTGTGGACTACATCGCAAAGATGAACCGCGAATACCTCATGGCAACTGCTACCTACGCTGAAAAGGTATATGGCAAGGATTAA
- the ndk gene encoding nucleoside-diphosphate kinase, whose product MEMTFAMIKPNAVKSGLIGQIIARYEAAGLSVCAIKMHQMTSADARGFYAEHVEKPFFPELEAYMTKGPSVMLALGGENAILKVRAINGATNPAKAEPGTLRYDFAPSMTENVVHSSDSPESAARELDFWFKKEDRYAYETPSKKACCVL is encoded by the coding sequence ATGGAAATGACATTCGCAATGATCAAGCCCAATGCTGTAAAGTCTGGCTTGATTGGCCAAATTATTGCCCGTTACGAAGCTGCAGGCCTTTCCGTCTGCGCTATCAAGATGCATCAGATGACTTCTGCTGACGCTCGCGGTTTCTATGCCGAACACGTCGAGAAGCCTTTCTTCCCGGAACTGGAAGCCTACATGACTAAGGGTCCTTCCGTGATGCTGGCTCTGGGCGGCGAAAATGCCATTCTCAAGGTTCGCGCAATCAATGGCGCTACCAATCCTGCTAAGGCAGAACCCGGTACCCTCCGCTATGATTTTGCTCCTTCCATGACCGAAAACGTTGTTCATAGCTCCGACAGCCCCGAATCTGCTGCTCGCGAACTGGACTTCTGGTTCAAGAAGGAAGATCGTTACGCTTACGAAACTCCCAGCAAGAAAGCTTGCTGCGTACTTTAA
- a CDS encoding succinate dehydrogenase cytochrome b subunit, with translation MQWIIKYLTSSIGKKQIMGCTGAFLVLFVTGHMCGNFQLLNFDQASAQASYNAYTEFLTGFNPLHFPVKMIYLVELVLIAAFAIHIGLAIKLKLENKAARGNVGYEVNARKGTKSFATFSMIWTGLIIVGFLIQHLTTLKFGEHYLYVNEAGEVVRDMWLTTIDMFANPVWTVFYLVALFSVGTHLFHAIASAFQTLGVAHQKWTPVIDKFGIVYSAIVALCFAAQAAFSCYIANQPETQALRAKSHEIQQQLEQKKAAVEAKTSFVVGDVVISTNV, from the coding sequence ATGCAATGGATCATTAAGTATCTTACTTCTTCCATTGGTAAGAAGCAGATCATGGGATGCACTGGTGCGTTCCTCGTTCTGTTCGTTACCGGCCACATGTGTGGTAACTTCCAGCTTCTGAACTTCGATCAGGCTTCTGCCCAGGCATCCTACAATGCCTATACTGAGTTCCTGACCGGATTCAACCCGCTCCACTTCCCCGTAAAGATGATTTACCTGGTGGAACTGGTTCTGATTGCTGCTTTTGCTATCCACATCGGTCTCGCTATCAAGCTGAAGCTCGAAAACAAGGCTGCTCGTGGTAACGTTGGCTACGAAGTGAACGCTCGCAAGGGTACCAAGTCCTTCGCAACCTTCTCCATGATCTGGACCGGCCTCATCATCGTTGGCTTCCTCATCCAGCACCTCACCACCCTCAAGTTCGGTGAACATTACCTCTATGTGAACGAAGCTGGTGAAGTGGTCCGTGATATGTGGCTCACCACCATCGACATGTTTGCAAACCCGGTTTGGACTGTGTTCTACCTGGTAGCACTGTTCTCCGTGGGAACTCACCTTTTCCACGCAATCGCTTCCGCTTTCCAGACTCTTGGTGTCGCTCACCAGAAGTGGACTCCGGTCATCGACAAGTTTGGCATTGTCTATAGCGCAATCGTTGCTCTCTGCTTTGCTGCTCAGGCTGCATTCTCTTGCTACATCGCTAACCAGCCGGAAACTCAGGCTCTCCGCGCAAAGTCTCACGAAATCCAGCAGCAGCTGGAACAGAAGAAGGCTGCAGTAGAAGCTAAGACTTCCTTTGTTGTCGGCGACGTCGTCATTTCCACCAACGTTTAA